The genomic window TCGGCCAGCTCCGGGGTGGTGACCCAGACGTTGATGTACTGCTCGGCCTGCTCGGTCGACGGGTCATCCTGGAAGATGGCGCTGTTCGGGTCGATGCCGGCGCGCTCCAGGAAGGAGTTGTTGATCACGGCCGGGGTGCCCTCGTTGTAGGCCAGCGTGGCCTGGGCGGCGTCGACCGGGGTGACCTCGACCTCGGAGGCTTCGGTGTCGATGTCGGCGGGGGACGGGTCCAGCAGGCCCTCCTCGCGCAGGGTCACCAGGCCGGCCTGAACCAGCACGTTGATGGCGCGGCCCTGGTTGGTGGCGTCGTTCGGGATGGCCACGCGCTCGCCCTCGATGCCGTCGAGCGAGTCATGGTCCTGCCAGAACAGGGCCAGCGGGTAGATCTCGGTGGCCGAGAAGGCCTCCAGGTCCTGGCCGGCGCCGACGTTGTAGTTGGAGAGGAACTGCAGGTGCTGGAACTTGTTCACGTCCAGCTGGTCCTGGGCCAGGGCGTCGTTCGGGGTGTTGTAGTCGGCGAAGGTGACGATCTCGACGTCGATGCCCTCTTCTTCGGCCAGATCCTGGAAGACGTCCCATTCGCGCAGGTTGGCGTCGGTGGTGCCGATGCGGATGGGGCCGTCGAAGGAGGTGTCTGCGCCGGTGGCGGCGTCCTCTTCTGCGGAATCGTTGCAGGCGACCAGGCCGGTGGCGGCGATCAGGGCGGCGGCGGAGCCGGCGAGAATACGGGTGAGCTTCATGGCGGGGTCCTTTCGGAATTGCGGTAAAGGAAAAGTAGCACCCACCATACCGCTTAGTCTAGTTACGGCCGTTACTTCAGCCAGGCGTCGATCTTTTCCGGGTGGCGATCCGCCCACGCCCGCACCGCCGGCAGCACGTCCATCCCGTCGACGTTCATGAACAGGTCCATCTGGTTGACGTCGTCCACCGAGTAGTTGATGCGGCCGAGCACCTCTCGGGTGCGTTCCGGCAGCCGCTCCCAGGCCGCGCCGTGCGCCAGCAGGGACGCGCGGTCCGGGGCGGGGAAAGCGCCGCGCGGATCCGCCAATGGACGCAGGTCGTGGACCTCGTTGAGAAACATCGGCTGCCACAGCGGGGTGACGAACCAGTCGCCCGCGGCGTAGCGACGGTTGACCGTGTCGATGACTTGGTGGATGTCCCCGGACGGCTGCTCCCAGCCGAGGGCATCCAGACCGTAGGTCTGCAGCAGGTCATTGCCCATCATGGTCAGGCCGGCGTAGGAGCCGGTGCCCTGCACGGTGCGGGTGGTGAACCGCTCGGCGACCTCGGGCCGGGCCAGATCCTCCAGACTGGTGGCGACGTCCTCGGGAACGTAACCGGGCACCGCCCAGAAGAACCGGCCGCCGTCGTATAGCTCGGCGATTTCGACGACGCTGTCCTTGATCTGCTCCCAGTACACGGCGTGCCCGCCCGGCAGCCAGGCGTCCGCGAAGAGGTGGTGTTCCCCGGAGGCGATCTTCGGGTACATCTCCGGATGCGGTCCCTCGTGCACCTGCACCTGGTGCCCCAGCCGCAGCAGCACCTCCTCCACGACGGCGGCGGCCACCTGGTGGAAGGACTCGTTGATGCGGCCGAGGATGATGGGCTCGGTGGACTCGGACATGACGACGTTCTCCCTGGGGTCGGCGGTGTGTGGTGTGTCACGGCCGAACATAGCAGTTTCTACAGCCACCGGTCCCGGACGACCTCGATGACGATGAGGATCACGGCCGCGAAGACCGTGCCGGCGAGCCACACGCCGGCGAAGAATATGATGTCGCCCAACCCGAAGGGGGACTCGCGGGTGAGCAGGGTGGACAGGAACGCGATGATCACCGCCACGGTGGCGGCGGTGGGCAGTTTTTCGCGGAAGTACTCGAGGCCGGTCATGGGGTTCAGCCTAGGCCGTCATCCCACCGGAACCGCAGTCCGCCTGCGGCTGCCCGCCATCCGGTCGACGGTGAGTACCGTCGCGAACTGCAGGCCGTAGAACACGGCCATGCCCGCGGAGGTGGAGGCGTCGAGGGCGTAGGCGAGTCCGAAGCCGAGCACGGCGCCGAGCCCGGCGAACGCCAGCGTCCAGGCGATCAGCTGGCCCATGCGGCCCGCGAAGATCTGCGCGGTGGCTGCCGGGGTGACCACCAGGGCGATGATCAATAAGGCCCCGGCCGCGTGGAACGCGGCGGTGACGGTGACTGAGACGAGGAACATGAAGGCCGTGTCCAGCGCGCCGGTGCGCACCCCGAGCAGGCGGGCGAACCCCGGGTCGAAAGTGGAGGCCTGCAGCTGCGGGTAGAACGCGACGAGGAAAACTGCGTTGAGGGCCAGCACCGAGAGCATCACGTAGAGGTAGGAAGGGCCGAGATCGACGCCGCCGACGACCAGCCGGTCGAAGGACGCGAGGTTCAGGTCCCCGACCAGGACCACGTGGGTGTCCAGGTGGAGGTCGGTCAGCCGACTGGAGACGAGGATGACGCCGACGGCGAACAGCGCCGGGAAAATCAACCCCAGCGGAGCGTCGCCCGCGATCATGCGGGTCTTGGACAACCAATCGGCGCCGAGGACGACGAGCAGGCCGGCCAGCGCGGCGCCGAGGACCAGCAGCGGGGAGTTCAGATCGCGGGTGAGTAAATAGCCGACGACGATGCCGGGAAAGACGGCGTGGCCGATGCCGTCGACGACCATGGACTTCTTGCGCAGTACCACGAAGACGCCGGGCAGGGCGCAGGCGAGGGCGGTGACCACGGCCAGGAGCAGGGTTCCCAGGATAAACATCTATGCCTCCGCCATTGCGTGTCGACGTCGGGGGGACAGGGCGAGGGAGCCCAGCAGCATCACAAAGAGCGTGACGACGATGACCGGCCCCGTCGGCATGGGGCCGTAGGCGATCGAGAGCCAGGTGCCGATCGCCGAGGCGACCCCGCCGGCCAGGCCGGACAGCACCGTCATCGACGCCGCGGTGGCGGTCCACTGGCGCGCGATGGCCGGCGGGGTGACGATGAAGGCGACCATGAGCACGAGGCCCACGGACTTGAGGCCGATGACCGTGGCGACGGCGATGGAGCCGAACATCAGCGCGTCGATGAGCGTGTTGTTGAACCCCATGACATGGGCCTGTCGACGGTCGAAGGACTGCAGCGTGAATTCCTTGAAGAACAGCGCCACCACCGCCAGCGTGATCGCCCCCACGACGACGGAGACGAGCAGGTCCGCCCGCGTGATGGAGGAGGCGTTGCCGAAGAGGTAGTCCTGGACGCCGCCTTTGTCGGGGATCGGGTTGTGGGAGATGTACTGCATCAGCAACATGCCGAGGCCGAAAAAGCTGGACAGCGTCACGGCCATGGCGGCGTCGAGGCGGACCCGGGAGATTCGCGGGATCAGGTTGGTCACATACACGGCCAACGTGCCCACCGCCACGGCGCCGATCATCAGCCCCAGCAGATTGCGGCCGCTGTGGCCCAAGGCGGTGAGCAGGAGGAAAACGACGAGCACCCCGGGAAGGGCGGAGTGCGAGATCACGTCTGAAATCATCGACTGCTTGCGCAGGTAGGCGAAGGTGCCCAGGGCGCCGGCGACGACGCCGATGGCCGTCGCGCCGTACAGGGTCATCGCGTAGGTGTGGTCGGTCAGCAGTTCCATCAGGCACGCACCCGGATGTCGTAGGCGGCCTGGAGGTTCTCTTCGGTCAGGGCGTCAGCGACGGGCCCGGCGGCGACGAGGCGGCCTTCTTTGAGGATGATCACGTCGTCGCACAGCTCTCGTACGGTGGCGAGGTTGTGGTGCACGATCATGATGGAGACGTCCGGTAACTGCTCCAATGCCTCGAGGATGGCGGATTCGCTCGCGGCGTCGATGCCGGCGAAGGGCTCGTCCATCATCAGCAGGTCCGGCTGCTGGGCGAGGGTGCGGGCGAGGAAGACGCGCTGTCGCTGGCCGCCGGAGAGGGCGCCGATTTGGCGGTCGGCCAGGTCGGTGACCCCGGTCTGGGCCATGGCCGCGTCGGCGGTGGCGCGCTGGGTGCGTCCGGGGCGGCGGAACCAGCCCAGGGAGCCGTAGGTGCCCATGGTGACCACGTCGCGGACGGTGGCGGGAAAGTCCCAGTCCACCGACGCGGACTGGGGCATGTAGCCGACGCGGTTGCGGGCGCGCGACAGGGGGAGGCCGAAGAACGTGGTCTCCCCGGTGGCCGGGATGAGGCCGAGCATTGCCTTCAGCAAAGTGGATTTCCCGGAGCCGTTGGGCCCGATGACGCCGGTGACCCGGCCGGCGGGGACGGTGGCCGAGACGTTGTTAAGCGCGCGGTGGGACCGGTAGTCGACGGTCAGGCCGGCGACCTCGGCGGCGGGCGAAGTGGGATTCACGGTCATGCCCCCAGTTCTGCGGCGACGACGCCGGCGTTGTGCTCGAGCACGCCCAGGTAGGTGTCGAGGGGCGGCGTGGGGCCGAGCGTGTCGGCGAAGAGTTCCTCGGTGGACACGGTCACGCTCCAGCCGCGCGATTCCACGGCCTCCTGTAACGCGGTGATCGCCTGCGGGTTGGCTTGATTGTCTTGGAAGATGACGGAGACCTCGTTGTCGACGATGTAGTCCGCCAGTTCGCTCATTTCGGTGGGCGAGAGCGCGGCCTGGGTGGAGATGAAGTCGGTGGCGCGGACCTCCAGGTCGTAGGTGTCGCCGAAGTAGTTGAAGGCGTCGTGGCCGGTGATCAGGATGCGCGGTTCGGGGATGGCGGCGAGCGCGTCGGCGGCGGCCGCGGCGGTTTCGTCGATCTGGGCGCGGTAGTCCTCGGCGTTGGCCCGGTAGGTCTCCGCGTGGTCGGGGTCGTGCGCGGCGAGCCGGTCGGCGATGGCGTCGATCACCAGCCGCCACGCCTCCGGGGAGTTCCACACGTGTGGGTCGTGCATGCCGTCTTCCCAGGGCAGCAGAAGTTCGGCGGGCAGGGCGTCGCCGACGGCCAGCTGGGCGTCGCCCAGCGATTCGAGCTGGTCTTCCATCTGGGCTTCCAGGCCGAGGCCGTTCCAGAAGACCAGGTCGGCGGAGCGCAGGCGCTGGACGTCCTGGGTGGAGGGCTGATGGGTGTGCGGGTCCCCGCCCGGGCCGACCATGGCGGTGACGTCCACGTCGGGGGCGATGTTGGCGACGGCGTCGGC from Corynebacterium maris DSM 45190 includes these protein-coding regions:
- a CDS encoding metal ABC transporter substrate-binding protein, producing MARIPRPVALLALAATLPLAGCAAAGETEDSDTTTVYATTGYLADAVANIAPDVDVTAMVGPGGDPHTHQPSTQDVQRLRSADLVFWNGLGLEAQMEDQLESLGDAQLAVGDALPAELLLPWEDGMHDPHVWNSPEAWRLVIDAIADRLAAHDPDHAETYRANAEDYRAQIDETAAAAADALAAIPEPRILITGHDAFNYFGDTYDLEVRATDFISTQAALSPTEMSELADYIVDNEVSVIFQDNQANPQAITALQEAVESRGWSVTVSTEELFADTLGPTPPLDTYLGVLEHNAGVVAAELGA
- a CDS encoding metal ABC transporter ATP-binding protein, with the protein product MTVNPTSPAAEVAGLTVDYRSHRALNNVSATVPAGRVTGVIGPNGSGKSTLLKAMLGLIPATGETTFFGLPLSRARNRVGYMPQSASVDWDFPATVRDVVTMGTYGSLGWFRRPGRTQRATADAAMAQTGVTDLADRQIGALSGGQRQRVFLARTLAQQPDLLMMDEPFAGIDAASESAILEALEQLPDVSIMIVHHNLATVRELCDDVIILKEGRLVAAGPVADALTEENLQAAYDIRVRA
- a CDS encoding glycine betaine ABC transporter substrate-binding protein encodes the protein MSESTEPIILGRINESFHQVAAAVVEEVLLRLGHQVQVHEGPHPEMYPKIASGEHHLFADAWLPGGHAVYWEQIKDSVVEIAELYDGGRFFWAVPGYVPEDVATSLEDLARPEVAERFTTRTVQGTGSYAGLTMMGNDLLQTYGLDALGWEQPSGDIHQVIDTVNRRYAAGDWFVTPLWQPMFLNEVHDLRPLADPRGAFPAPDRASLLAHGAAWERLPERTREVLGRINYSVDDVNQMDLFMNVDGMDVLPAVRAWADRHPEKIDAWLK
- a CDS encoding metal ABC transporter permease; this encodes MFILGTLLLAVVTALACALPGVFVVLRKKSMVVDGIGHAVFPGIVVGYLLTRDLNSPLLVLGAALAGLLVVLGADWLSKTRMIAGDAPLGLIFPALFAVGVILVSSRLTDLHLDTHVVLVGDLNLASFDRLVVGGVDLGPSYLYVMLSVLALNAVFLVAFYPQLQASTFDPGFARLLGVRTGALDTAFMFLVSVTVTAAFHAAGALLIIALVVTPAATAQIFAGRMGQLIAWTLAFAGLGAVLGFGLAYALDASTSAGMAVFYGLQFATVLTVDRMAGSRRRTAVPVG
- a CDS encoding metal ABC transporter permease, which encodes MELLTDHTYAMTLYGATAIGVVAGALGTFAYLRKQSMISDVISHSALPGVLVVFLLLTALGHSGRNLLGLMIGAVAVGTLAVYVTNLIPRISRVRLDAAMAVTLSSFFGLGMLLMQYISHNPIPDKGGVQDYLFGNASSITRADLLVSVVVGAITLAVVALFFKEFTLQSFDRRQAHVMGFNNTLIDALMFGSIAVATVIGLKSVGLVLMVAFIVTPPAIARQWTATAASMTVLSGLAGGVASAIGTWLSIAYGPMPTGPVIVVTLFVMLLGSLALSPRRRHAMAEA
- a CDS encoding MetQ/NlpA family ABC transporter substrate-binding protein; this translates as MKLTRILAGSAAALIAATGLVACNDSAEEDAATGADTSFDGPIRIGTTDANLREWDVFQDLAEEEGIDVEIVTFADYNTPNDALAQDQLDVNKFQHLQFLSNYNVGAGQDLEAFSATEIYPLALFWQDHDSLDGIEGERVAIPNDATNQGRAINVLVQAGLVTLREEGLLDPSPADIDTEASEVEVTPVDAAQATLAYNEGTPAVINNSFLERAGIDPNSAIFQDDPSTEQAEQYINVWVTTPELADNEELQQLAELWKDPAVEEAVLESSGGTAVPVDLTDEELADIQQRLEERAAE